The Bacteroidales bacterium genome has a window encoding:
- a CDS encoding translational GTPase TypA, which translates to FSGKEGKYVTSRHIRDRIFKETEKNLALRVEETESPDKFQVFGRGILHLSILVETMRREGYEFQLGQPQIVEKIIDGVRCEPIESLTVNVPDAFVGRVIEIVSARKGDLLSIKPRNDRKTLKFIMPSRGLIGLTNCVLTSTEGEAVIAHRFKEYQPWKGDIQGRINGSLIAMETGSAIAYSISKLQDRGKFFVVPNDEIYHGQIVGENTRYDDIMVNLIKTKKLSNMRASGSDEKLFIVPAIKFSLEEAMEYIKDDEYVEVTPKSIRMRKIILDELERKRSKKS; encoded by the coding sequence CTTTTTCAGGAAAAGAAGGAAAATACGTTACTTCAAGGCATATAAGAGACAGAATTTTTAAAGAAACGGAAAAAAATCTTGCGTTAAGAGTTGAAGAAACCGAATCGCCTGATAAATTTCAGGTTTTCGGACGCGGCATATTACATCTTTCAATACTTGTTGAAACCATGCGCCGCGAGGGCTATGAATTTCAGCTCGGTCAGCCTCAAATAGTTGAAAAGATAATTGACGGAGTGCGGTGCGAACCTATTGAGTCGCTTACTGTCAACGTTCCCGATGCTTTTGTGGGCAGAGTAATTGAAATTGTTTCGGCACGAAAAGGAGATTTGCTTAGTATTAAACCAAGAAATGACCGTAAAACTTTAAAATTTATTATGCCCTCCAGAGGATTGATAGGATTGACGAACTGTGTTCTCACATCCACCGAAGGGGAAGCTGTGATTGCTCACCGTTTTAAAGAATATCAGCCGTGGAAAGGCGATATTCAGGGACGTATCAATGGCTCTCTTATTGCAATGGAAACAGGCAGTGCCATAGCATACTCAATAAGTAAATTGCAGGACAGAGGTAAATTCTTTGTTGTTCCCAACGATGAAATTTATCACGGACAAATTGTAGGTGAAAATACACGCTATGATGACATTATGGTTAATCTTATAAAAACAAAAAAACTTTCGAATATGCGTGCTTCCGGTTCGGATGAAAAACTTTTTATTGTTCCCGCAATTAAATTTTCTTTAGAAGAAGCCATGGAATATATAAAGGATGATGAATATGTTGAAGTAACTCCAAAATCAATACGCATGCGAAAAATTATTCTTGATGAGTTGGAAAGAAAGCGAAGCAAAAAAAGTTAA
- a CDS encoding DEAD/DEAH box helicase, whose protein sequence is MKSFEELNVSLEIRKAIEEMGFENPMPVQEEVIPLMLGKKNDIVALAQTGTGKTAAYGVPLIQEADFDNPLPAALVLCPTRELCIQITGDLNDYAKYCKGIKAVPVYGGSSIETQIRTIKNGVQIIVATPGRMLDLMRRKAVKLKNVSRVILDEADEMLNMGFLEDINEILSGVQEGRNTLLFSATMPNEIVGISKKYMNNPTEITIGKRNAGAANIKHICYTVHSRDKYLALKRIADFNPEVYCIVFCRTRRETQEIADKLIADGYNADSLHGDLSQLQRDSVMQKFRNRNLRILVATDVAARGLDVDDITHIINYALPDSPDIYTHRSGRTGRTGKAGISIAIVNMREKFQLKIIERKLGKTFEHCTLPTGKEICEKQLFYFIGKMENVEIDHSQINSYLPSIFKKLEGLDKEEIITRFVSLEFNRFLEYYKNSKDINATEERGGEGSSKNKRRDFESMGGEGYARLFINLGKKDGVYPAELINLINANTSGLQVPIGRIDLNKIFSFFEVKKEFADDVIKAMCKARFKDRNVFVERASERKEKSENDSSDDRKYVDKKRYGKERSYGREKEFSRDEKPNYKKKFHNERNSSQKNNFRKSGKDGNDRGFFKKKVKAFRKRQDS, encoded by the coding sequence ATGAAATCTTTTGAAGAATTAAATGTCTCTTTGGAGATAAGAAAAGCCATAGAAGAAATGGGTTTTGAAAATCCTATGCCTGTACAAGAAGAAGTAATTCCACTAATGCTCGGTAAAAAAAATGACATAGTGGCGTTGGCGCAAACCGGCACAGGCAAAACTGCAGCTTATGGAGTTCCTCTTATTCAGGAAGCCGATTTCGATAATCCTTTGCCGGCAGCATTGGTGCTTTGCCCTACACGTGAGCTATGCATACAAATTACAGGTGACCTCAACGATTATGCGAAATATTGTAAGGGAATAAAAGCAGTTCCTGTATATGGCGGTTCCAGTATCGAAACACAAATCAGAACTATAAAAAACGGAGTGCAGATTATCGTGGCAACGCCAGGGCGCATGCTCGACCTGATGAGGCGAAAAGCCGTGAAACTAAAAAATGTAAGCCGTGTTATTCTTGATGAAGCCGATGAAATGCTGAACATGGGCTTTCTGGAAGATATCAATGAAATTCTTTCCGGTGTTCAGGAAGGCAGAAACACTTTGCTCTTCTCTGCTACCATGCCTAATGAAATTGTGGGGATTTCTAAAAAGTATATGAATAATCCCACGGAAATAACTATAGGTAAAAGAAATGCAGGAGCAGCAAATATTAAACATATTTGTTATACCGTTCATTCACGCGATAAATACCTTGCTCTGAAACGCATTGCTGATTTTAATCCCGAAGTATATTGTATCGTATTTTGTCGAACACGAAGAGAAACGCAGGAAATTGCCGACAAGCTGATTGCCGATGGTTACAATGCTGATTCTTTACATGGCGACCTTTCGCAATTACAGCGCGATTCGGTGATGCAGAAATTCCGCAACCGTAATCTTCGCATACTTGTTGCTACCGATGTTGCTGCACGCGGATTGGATGTTGATGATATTACTCATATTATAAATTACGCATTGCCCGACAGTCCTGATATATACACACACAGAAGCGGACGTACCGGACGTACCGGAAAAGCCGGAATTTCCATCGCCATTGTTAATATGAGAGAAAAATTTCAGCTTAAAATTATTGAGAGAAAATTAGGAAAAACATTTGAGCATTGCACTCTTCCCACCGGTAAAGAAATATGCGAGAAACAGCTTTTTTATTTTATCGGAAAAATGGAAAATGTTGAAATTGACCATTCGCAGATTAACTCATATCTTCCTTCAATTTTTAAAAAATTAGAAGGGCTCGACAAAGAAGAAATAATTACACGTTTCGTATCTCTTGAGTTTAACAGATTTCTCGAATACTATAAAAATTCAAAAGATATAAATGCTACCGAAGAACGTGGAGGCGAAGGAAGTTCAAAGAATAAACGCAGGGACTTTGAAAGCATGGGTGGCGAAGGTTATGCTCGTTTATTTATAAATCTCGGTAAAAAGGATGGTGTATATCCCGCTGAATTGATAAACCTGATTAATGCAAATACATCAGGATTGCAAGTTCCCATAGGAAGAATTGACCTGAATAAAATATTTTCTTTTTTTGAAGTGAAAAAAGAATTTGCTGATGATGTCATTAAAGCTATGTGCAAAGCTCGATTTAAAGACAGAAATGTTTTTGTAGAGCGAGCATCGGAAAGAAAAGAAAAATCAGAAAATGATAGTTCGGATGATAGAAAATATGTTGATAAAAAAAGATACGGAAAAGAAAGAAGCTACGGGCGAGAAAAGGAATTCAGCAGAGACGAAAAACCGAATTATAAAAAGAAATTTCACAATGAAAGAAACTCTTCGCAGAAAAATAATTTTCGCAAAAGCGGAAAAGATGGTAATGACAGGGGTTTCTTTAAGAAAAAAGTAAAAGCGTTTCGGAAAAGACAAGATTCATAA
- a CDS encoding zinc-dependent peptidase: MSSTPLIILAVFIIVAVWQIYEWYSKNILFFRKNEIFELYKSIISPRIQYFNGLSDEGKKKFIKRVFYFMKNKKFEGRGGVMVTDNMKILISASAVQLTFGFKKYLLYYYTVAINIVITQFLHY, from the coding sequence ATGTCTTCAACTCCGCTTATAATACTTGCTGTTTTTATTATTGTTGCTGTATGGCAGATTTATGAATGGTATTCGAAAAACATTTTGTTTTTCAGAAAAAACGAAATATTTGAATTATACAAAAGTATTATTTCCCCGCGTATTCAATATTTCAATGGCTTGTCGGATGAAGGGAAGAAAAAATTTATAAAAAGAGTTTTTTATTTTATGAAAAATAAAAAGTTTGAAGGTAGGGGAGGTGTTATGGTTACAGACAATATGAAGATATTGATTTCTGCATCTGCCGTTCAGCTTACTTTCGGTTTTAAAAAGTATTTACTTTATTATTATACAGTTGCCATTAATATTGTTATTACTCAATTTCTTCATTATTAA
- the rimO gene encoding 30S ribosomal protein S12 methylthiotransferase RimO, whose translation MFNDKISIITLGCSKNIVDSEVLLAQLKANKINAKHDLLKNKTDIVLINTCGFINDAKEESITTILKFAEAKKKGLIKKLIVFGCLVQRYKDELKSEIPEVDDFFGVNDLPFIIKKLNANYRNNLIGERELATPSHFAYLKISEGCNRKCSFCAIPLIRGKYISKPVENIVDEAKLLAAKGVKELILIAQDLTYYGIDLYGKQRLSYLLEKLSEIDKIKWLRLQYAYPANFPPDVIDVIKNNNKVCKYLDIPFQHINDNILKSMQRGINKKQTLELLDKIKSKIPDIALRTSLMVGYPTETKKEFNELVEFVEKIKFERLGVFTYSSEENTKSFELKDRVPQNLKQQRFGEIMNLQKEISSELNKNKIGKKIKVLIDKKENGCFVGRTEYDSPEVDNEVIINKNKSKIKTGNFYNVRITGASDYDLFGELDKK comes from the coding sequence ATATTCAACGATAAAATCAGCATTATTACTTTAGGTTGTTCAAAAAACATTGTTGATTCCGAAGTTCTGCTTGCCCAATTAAAAGCCAATAAAATCAATGCTAAGCACGATTTATTGAAAAATAAAACGGACATTGTATTAATAAACACATGCGGTTTTATAAATGATGCAAAGGAAGAATCAATAACCACTATTCTTAAATTCGCTGAAGCCAAAAAAAAAGGACTGATAAAAAAACTTATTGTTTTCGGATGTCTCGTTCAGCGATATAAAGATGAATTGAAAAGTGAAATTCCCGAAGTTGACGATTTTTTTGGTGTTAATGATTTGCCTTTTATTATTAAAAAGCTTAATGCAAATTACAGGAATAATTTAATCGGAGAGCGTGAACTTGCAACTCCTTCACATTTTGCTTATCTGAAAATATCTGAAGGATGCAACCGTAAATGTTCGTTTTGTGCAATTCCGCTAATCAGGGGGAAATATATTTCAAAACCTGTTGAAAATATTGTTGATGAAGCAAAGTTGCTTGCAGCAAAAGGAGTGAAAGAATTGATTTTAATTGCTCAGGACTTGACTTATTACGGAATTGACTTGTACGGAAAGCAACGGCTTTCATATTTACTTGAAAAACTTTCGGAAATTGATAAAATAAAATGGCTCAGGTTGCAATATGCATATCCTGCAAATTTTCCACCAGATGTTATTGATGTCATTAAAAATAATAATAAAGTTTGCAAATACCTTGATATTCCTTTCCAACATATAAATGATAATATTTTAAAATCAATGCAAAGAGGAATTAACAAAAAACAAACTCTTGAATTGCTCGATAAAATAAAAAGTAAAATTCCCGATATTGCTTTGCGAACATCGCTTATGGTGGGTTATCCCACAGAAACAAAAAAAGAATTTAATGAACTGGTTGAATTCGTTGAAAAAATAAAATTTGAACGACTTGGAGTTTTTACTTATTCATCGGAAGAAAATACAAAGTCATTTGAATTAAAAGATAGGGTTCCTCAAAACCTGAAACAGCAACGCTTTGGCGAAATAATGAATTTACAAAAAGAAATTTCATCAGAATTAAACAAAAATAAAATCGGAAAGAAAATAAAAGTTTTAATTGATAAAAAGGAAAATGGTTGCTTTGTCGGTAGAACCGAATATGACTCTCCTGAGGTTGATAATGAAGTTATAATAAATAAAAACAAATCTAAGATTAAGACCGGAAATTTTTATAATGTTAGAATTACCGGTGCATCCGATTATGATTTGTTTGGCGAACTTGATAAAAAATAA